A single window of Magnetococcus marinus MC-1 DNA harbors:
- a CDS encoding YaiI/YqxD family protein — MPIIVYVDADACPVKDEIAKVVERHQITAIMVSNRWMRLPLSPHIKPRIVDAGLDKADDWIAEQASPTDVVITADIPLAERCLKKGAQVIGHNGKPFDPDSIGMAMAMRDLNSQLRDMGEIAGNNPSFQKKDRSRFLNILENTIQRIKRQVP; from the coding sequence ATGCCTATAATCGTTTATGTTGATGCGGATGCTTGTCCCGTTAAAGATGAGATCGCCAAGGTGGTTGAACGCCACCAAATTACCGCCATTATGGTGAGCAATCGCTGGATGCGTCTTCCACTAAGCCCCCACATTAAGCCGAGAATCGTGGATGCAGGCTTAGACAAAGCCGATGACTGGATTGCAGAACAGGCCAGCCCCACCGATGTCGTTATTACAGCGGATATTCCATTAGCAGAACGCTGCCTTAAAAAGGGTGCCCAGGTCATTGGGCATAACGGCAAACCGTTTGATCCCGATAGCATTGGTATGGCCATGGCGATGCGTGATCTAAACAGTCAACTCCGGGATATGGGGGAAATTGCCGGCAATAACCCCAGCTTTCAAAAAAAAGATCGCTCGCGCTTTTTAAACATTTTGGAAAACACCATCCAACGCATTAAACGTCAAGTACCGTAA